In the genome of Pusillimonas sp. T7-7, the window TTGCACGTCGGCCATGACGCCTACCCCCCTATTGCAACAGAAAGCGGTGCTGTCGAGTTGTCAGCCCCGGCATTCAAGCCAATAGTACGGAAGGTATCAATCTGCTTTAGACGAGGCAGAACTTCCTGGGCGTAGGTCATGAAATTGCGCGTAGCAACCTCTGAAGACATACCCCCCATGGTCAGGATATTGATGACGGCCGCGCAATCCAGGGCGCGTACCCGATCGACCGTGGCATCCAGCACCTGATCCGGCGTTCCTGAAATTTGCAGGTCTGCCAGGAAACGGTTGAATTTCTCTACCCCGTGTTTTTCGATATTCTTGCGCAAGCCCGCATAATATTCGTAGCCATTAACCTGCTCCATACGAGGATTATCAAATTCATAATGCTCAATTGTTGTGCGGGCATAAGCCATGGTGTATTCATCGTGCATCGCCCTGGCTCGCCCCGGATCCTTATCAACCGTGGTCAAGTTCACGAGTATGGGCCGAGGAGCGGGATAGCCATTGATGGACTCAAACAGCTCGGCATAATCACGTGTTTCTTTGACCACTGTTTCCCAAGGCTTTTGGGCGATAAGCATCAAGCCATAACCGAATCGCGCCATTATCTTGGCCGACTCGGGCGAAACCGCAGACGCATAGCTTCGGCCCCTGAATGTATACGCAGGACGTGGCCGGATCTCAACGGGTGGTTGCTTGTGCAAGGGGCCGTCCGCCTTCAAAATTCCGGTTTCCAGGCTGTCTGAAATTGCTGCCGCATACTCAACAAACCGCTGCCGGGATTCACCCATCTCGAGCCTGAACCCATCGAACTCGACGGCACCCAGTCCACG includes:
- a CDS encoding LLM class flavin-dependent oxidoreductase, which encodes MHVGTGFFFQGLSDPIDANVYGIQMPLVDRAEKLGFESIWTAEHHFTRYHMMPNPAQFLTWVAARTEKALVGSMVMIIPWHDPIRVAEEIALLDTLSDGRVVFGVGRGLGAVEFDGFRLEMGESRQRFVEYAAAISDSLETGILKADGPLHKQPPVEIRPRPAYTFRGRSYASAVSPESAKIMARFGYGLMLIAQKPWETVVKETRDYAELFESINGYPAPRPILVNLTTVDKDPGRARAMHDEYTMAYARTTIEHYEFDNPRMEQVNGYEYYAGLRKNIEKHGVEKFNRFLADLQISGTPDQVLDATVDRVRALDCAAVINILTMGGMSSEVATRNFMTYAQEVLPRLKQIDTFRTIGLNAGADNSTAPLSVAIGG